A stretch of the Helicoverpa zea isolate HzStark_Cry1AcR chromosome 15, ilHelZeax1.1, whole genome shotgun sequence genome encodes the following:
- the LOC124636886 gene encoding pancreatic triacylglycerol lipase-like — translation MQKSLLCLLIVTVYAASAVPVPSEYSEDRVYPRYIEFPDGEGNMHTVDLEGEPDMELLDEIERNPANNLYLLFTRRNPRNAQTLVINNANSITSSNFNANHPTVVIAHGWLSNQNTDINPTIRDAYLNKAETNVIVLDWRRLALSDYYTAARGVPAVGRGLGQFLAFLNSVTRQPFTSMHLVGFSLGAHLVGNAGRELGGRAARITALDPAGPLWNYNSNRVNPNDGVYVEAIHTDGGYTVGGLGIGTNVANADFYPNGGISQPGCLTNICNHNRAWELFAATVSYNHLVGRLCANNTQLTFNNCRGAELRMGNDDLRKWGAGMYRLDTARRYPF, via the exons ATGCAGAAGTCTCTCTTGTGCTTGCTCATTGTTACCG TATACGCCGCGTCTGCGGTGCCAGTACCATCAGAGTACTCAGAGGATCGCGTGTACCCGCGATACATCGAATTCCCCGATGGCGAGGGTAACATGCACACCGTGGACCTCGAGGGTGAGCCTGACATGGAACTCCTCGACGAGATCGAAAGGAACCCAGCTAACAACCTATACTTGCTGTTTACGAG ACGCAACCCCAGAAACGCACAAACCTTGGTGATTAACAACGCCAACTCCATCACGAGCTCCAACTTCAACGCCAATCACCCAACCGTGGTCATCGCTCACGGCTGGCTCAGCAACCAGAACACCGACATCAACCCCACCATTAGAGATG CTTACTTGAATAAGGCAGAAACCAACGTCATTGTCCTGGACTGGAGAAGACTGGCGTTGTCAGACTACTACACAGCGGCAAGAGGTGTACCCGCAGTCGGCCGTGGTCTTGGACAGTTCCTGGCTTTCCTAAACAGTGTGACTAGACAGCCTTTCACCAGCATGCATCTGGTCGGCTTCAGTTTGGGCGCTCACCTTGTCGGTAACGCTGGTAGAGAACTCGGAGGAAGAGCCGCTCGTATCACTG CTTTGGACCCTGCTGGACCCCTATGGAACTACAACTCCAACCGCGTTAACCCCAATGATGGTGTCTACGTTGAGGCTATCCACACCGATGGTGGCTACACTGTCGGCGGTCTCGGTATCGGCACTAACGTGGCGAACGCTGACTTCTACCCCAACGGCGGTATCTCCCAGCCTGGCTGCCTCACCAACATCTGCAACCACAACCGTGCTTGGGAACTGTTTGCCGCCACCGTTTCTTACAACCACTTGGTTGGCCGCCTGTGCGCCAACAACACTCAACTGACATTCAACAATTGCCGTGGTGCTGAACTCCGTATGGGCAACGATGACTTGAGGAAATGGGG AGCTGGCATGTACCGCTTGGACACAGCAAGAAGATATCCTTTCTAA
- the LOC124637058 gene encoding pancreatic lipase-related protein 2-like: protein MKTAILILATAITAYAVPLVPEFSEDRVYPRFIQFPDGEGVLHTVDLEAEPQLEADEDISRSGSRNRYLLFTRNNPDSAQSLLIDDEDSIKASNFNPEVPTVVVVHGWLSNQNIEPNPTLRDTFLAKSDVNIIIVDWSRVAISEYATAVIRVPGVGRAVGQFLAFLNSVTGAPFDQMHLIGLSLGAHVVGNAGRELGGKVARVTGLDPAGPLWNLNSNRINRDDAIYVEALHTDGGYLVGGLGIGTDVADADFYVNGGVSQPGCLTNVCNHMNSFRYFAATVTYNHIVGRECSSSMQITLDRCRGQELHMGNDDLNKSGSGRYRANTRRRYPY, encoded by the exons ATGAAGACAGCCATTTTGATTTTGGCTACGG CAATAACTGCTTATGCAGTGCCATTGGTTCCGGAGTTCTCAGAAGACCGCGTGTATCCTCGTTTCATCCAATTTCCCGATGGCGAAGGTGTCTTGCACACCGTTGATCTTGAAGCTGAGCCTCAACTAGAAGCAGATGAAGATATCAGTAGAAGTGGATCCAGGAACCGATACTTGCTGTTTACCAG GAATAATCCAGATTCAGCACAGTCATTGTTGATTGATGATGAGGATTCCATCAAGGCATCCAATTTCAATCCTGAGGTTCCTACCGTCGTTGTTGTGCACGGATGGCTTAGCAACCAAAACATTGAACCAAATCCCACTCTCAGAGACA CCTTCCTTGCAAAGAGTGATGTGAACATCATCATCGTTGACTGGAGTCGTGTAGCTATATCTGAATACGCGACTGCTGTGATTAGAGTACCAGGCGTCGGCAGAGCGGTTGGCCAGTTCTTGGCTTTCTTGAACTCCGTAACCGGTGCACCTTTCGACCAAATGCATCTCATCGGTTTGAGTTTGGGTGCTCACGTTGTTGGGAACGCAGGCAGAGAGCTCGGTGGAAAAGTTGCTCGCGTCACAG GTCTAGACCCCGCTGGTCCTCTGTGGAACCTTAACTCAAACCGCATCAACCGCGATGATGCTATCTACGTAGAAGCTCTCCATACTGATGGTGGTTACCTAGTCGGAGGTCTTGGTATTGGAACTGACGTGGCTGACGCTGACTTCTACGTCAATGGTGGTGTCTCTCAGCCCGGCTGTTTAACTAACGTCTGCAATCACATGAACTCCTTCAGATACTTCGCTGCTACTGTCACCTACAACCATATTGTTGGAAGGGAATGCTCGAGCTCAATGCAAATTACTTTGGACAGATGCCGTGGTCAGGAGCTGCACATGGGCaatgatgatttaaataaatccgG gTCTGGAAGGTACCGCGCCAACACTCGCAGAAGATATCCGTATTAG
- the LOC124636885 gene encoding pancreatic triacylglycerol lipase-like, whose translation MRKSLLCLLIIAVYTASAVPVTSEYSEDRTYPRYIEFPDGEGKMHTVDLEAEPDMELLNEIERNPANNLYLLYTRRNPRNSQTLVINNANSIRNSNFNAAHPTVVVAHGWLSNQNTNINPTIRDAYLNKAETNVIILDWRRLALSDYATAARGVPAVGRGLGQFLAFLNSVTGQAFTSMHLVGFSLGAHLVGNAGRELGGRAARVTALDPAGPLWNYNSNRVNPRDGVYVEAIHTDGGYTIGGLGIGSNVANADFYPNGGISQPGCLTNLCNHNRAWELFAATVTYNHLVGRLCTSQTQLTWNTCRGAQLRMGNDDLRKTGSGMYRLDTGRRYPY comes from the exons ATGCGGAAGTCTCTCTTGTGCTTGCTAATTATTGCGG TTTATACCGCTTCTGCGGTGCCAGTGACCTCGGAATACTCTGAGGATCGCACGTACCCGCGATACATCGAGTTCCCCGATGGCGAGGGTAAAATGCACACCGTGGACCTCGAGGCTGAACCTGACATGGAACTCCTCAACGAAATTGAAAGGAACCCAGCCAATAACTTGTACCTGCTGTATACTAG gcGCAACCCCAGGAACTCTCAAACCTTGGTGATTAACAACGCCAACTCTATCAGGAACTCTAACTTCAATGCTGCTCATCCCACCGTGGTCGTCGCTCACGGCTGGCTCAGCAACCAGAACACCAACATCAATCCCACCATCAGAGATG CTTACTTGAACAAGGCTGAAACTAATGTTATTATCCTGGACTGGAGAAGACTGGCGTTATCTGACTACGCCACGGCGGCTCGAGGTGTACCCGCAGTTGGCCGTGGTCTTGGACAGTTCCTGGCTTTCCTAAACAGCGTGACTGGTCAGGCTTTCACCAGCATGCACCTGGTTGGCTTCAGCTTGGGCGCTCACCTTGTCGGTAACGCTGGCAGAGAACTCGGAGGAAGAGCCGCCCGAGTCACAG CTTTGGACCCTGCTGGACCCCTATGGAACTACAACTCCAACCGTGTCAACCCCCGTGACGGTGTTTACGTAGAGGCTATCCACACCGATGGAGGTTACACCATCGGTGGTCTCGGTATCGGCTCAAACGTGGCGAACGCTGACTTCTACCCCAACGGCGGTATCTCCCAGCCTGGCTGCCTCACCAACCTCTGCAACCACAACCGTGCTTGGGAGCTGTTTGCTGCCACTGTTACTTACAACCACTTGGTTGGCCGCCTGTGCACCAGCCAAACCCAACTGACATGGAACACATGCCGTGGTGCTCAACTTCGTATGGGCAACGATGACTTAAGGAAGACTGG ATCTGGAATGTACCGTTTGGACACTGGCAGGAGATACCCATACTAA